In the genome of Streptomyces sp. Tu 3180, the window CCGCGGGCCTCAGGGCTCCCAAGGCCCTCAGCGCCTTCAGCGCCTTCAGCGCCCTCAGTGCCTTCAGGACGAGGCCCGCGCCACCAGCTCCGTGGCCAGCACCATCTGCCGCCGGTCCAGTTCCCGGGACGCGGGCGGGCGGCGGTCGGCGATCTCGGCGAGGAGCAGGTCGATCATCCGGTGGCCCATCTCCTCGATGGGCTGGCGCACGCTGGTCAGCGGCGGTTCCATGTGGCGGGCGATGGCGGAGTCGTCGTAGCCGACCAGGGCCACGTCGTCGGGGATGCGGCGGCCCGCCTCGCGCAGGACCTGGCGGGCGCCGGCCGCGGTGACGTCGGAGGCGGCGAAGACCGCGTCCAGGTCGGGGCGGCGCTCCAGCAGGGCCGCCATCGCGCGCCGGCCCCCGTCCTCGGAGAAGTCGCCGGCCTCGATCAGCAGCTCGTCCACCTCGTGGCCCGCGTCACGCAGGGCGTCCCGGTAGCCGTCGATGCGGCGCTGGGCGCCGTACACGTCGAGGCGGCCGGTGATGTGGGCGATGGTGCGCCGGCCCCGGCCGATCAGGTGCTCGACCGCCTGGCGGGCGCCGCCGTAGTTGTCCGAGTCCACCGAGGTGAGCGTCTCCGCGGCCGAGCGGGGACCGCTGATCACCGCCGGGATCTCCAGCTGGGCCAGCATGTCGGGCAGCGGGTCGTCGGCGTGCACCGAGACCAGCAGCACGCCGTCCACGCGGTGGGCGGCCAGGTACTGGGCGAGCCGCTGCCGCTCCCGGTCGCTGCCCGCGAAGATCAGCAGCAGCTGCATCTGGGTGTCGGACAGCGCCGCCCCGACACCCCGGAGCATGTCCGAGAAGTACGGCTCGGCGAAGAACCGGGTCTCCGGCTCGGGGACGACCAGCGCGATGGCGTCCGTGCGGTTGGCGGCCAGGGCGCGGGCGGCGGTGTTCGGGACGTAACCGAGCTCCGCGACCGCGGCCTCCACGGCGGCCCGGGTGGCGTCGCTCACCCGGGGCGAGCCGTTGATCACCCGGGAGAC includes:
- a CDS encoding LacI family DNA-binding transcriptional regulator translates to MASHGARGRSGGRPTLEEVAARAGVGRGTVSRVINGSPRVSDATRAAVEAAVAELGYVPNTAARALAANRTDAIALVVPEPETRFFAEPYFSDMLRGVGAALSDTQMQLLLIFAGSDRERQRLAQYLAAHRVDGVLLVSVHADDPLPDMLAQLEIPAVISGPRSAAETLTSVDSDNYGGARQAVEHLIGRGRRTIAHITGRLDVYGAQRRIDGYRDALRDAGHEVDELLIEAGDFSEDGGRRAMAALLERRPDLDAVFAASDVTAAGARQVLREAGRRIPDDVALVGYDDSAIARHMEPPLTSVRQPIEEMGHRMIDLLLAEIADRRPPASRELDRRQMVLATELVARASS